One region of Gouania willdenowi chromosome 13, fGouWil2.1, whole genome shotgun sequence genomic DNA includes:
- the LOC114474683 gene encoding T-box transcription factor TBX1 codes for MAIVMDEAGLEVPMERLLVYKSCLILLTGLGQSKGLEASQVSGVRVQLEMQALWQQFDQLGTEMIVTKAGRRMFPTFQVRIAGMDPSADYVLLMDFIQIDDKRYRYAFHSSSWLMAGQADVAAPSRMHFHPDSPARGAQWMKQTVSFDTLKLTNNLLDDNGHMILNSMHRYQPRFHVVYADPAPNSYLNANRNFCSFAFPETQFMAVTAYQNHRITQLKIASNPFAKGFRTPDPLTVITPISTWCPPEGNRRKPQSNTSLKPRNCDSTSQKDPELVLVDTL; via the exons ATGGCTATTGTAATGGATGAGGCAGGCTTGGAGGTCCCTATGGAGAGGCTGCTGGTATATAAAAGCTGCTTGATCCTATTGACGGGACTGGGACaatccaagggtttggag GCGTCCCAGGTGAGTGGGGTAAGAGTTCAGCTGGAGATGCAGGCACTTTGGCAACAGTTTGACCAGCTGGGCACAGAGATGATTGTTACAAAAGCCGGGAG ACGGATGTTTCCAACATTCCAGGTGCGGATTGCAGGGATGGATCCTTCTGCCGATTACGTGCTGCTCATGGACTTCATACAAATTGATGACAAAAGATACAG ATATGCATTCCATAGCTCTTCCTGGTTGATGGCAGGACAGGCGGACGTGGCAGCCCCAAGCAGGATGCATTTCCACCCTGACTCCCCTGCCCGTGGAGCCCAGTGGATGAAGCAGACTGTGTCCTTCGACACGCTCAAGCTCACCAACAACCTGCTGGACGACAATGGACAT ATGATCCTCAACTCCATGCATCGCTACCAACCACGCTTCCACGTAGTTTATGCAGATCCAGCACCCAACAGCTACTTAAACGCAAACAGAAACTTCTGCTCCTTTGCCTTCCCAGAAACGCAGTTCATGGCCGTCACAGCATATCAGAACCACAGG aTCACCCAGCTAAAAATTGCAAGCAACCCATTTGCTAAAGGCTTCAGGACTCCAGACCCACTAACTGT cattaCCCCCATATCAACATGGTGTCCACCAGAAGGCAACAGAAGGAAGCCCCAAAGTAACACATCTTTAAAGCCCAGAAACTGTGATTCAACCA
- the apoa1b gene encoding apolipoprotein A-I, which yields MKFVSLALALLLAVGSHAAALQADAPSQLEHLRSAVDMYLLQVKESAKKALDGLDGTDYSDLKVDIASRLDNMHTQLKAMQGAVSPVTDSIVSTISDATSELRTSIMNDIDDLKVNLEPHRNKLRTVLMNHIEEYRTHMEPIMKEYYEKHNAEMETLKTKMEPVMTQLREKVSVNVEETKAALMPIVESVRSKINDRLESLKTMVTPYVEEYKDQLKQAYDQAKGFTPDQVTELRGKLTPLAEDIKTKFEAIFSIIRETIIKQ from the exons ATGAAATTCGTGTCTCTTGCTCTTGCCCTTCTGCTGGCTGTCG GCTCCCATGCCGCTGCCCTGCAAGCTGATGCTCCATCCCAGCTGGAGCACTTACGCAGTGCTGTGGACATGTATCTGCTTCAGGTGAAGGAGAGTGCCAAGAAAGCTCTGGATGGTCTCGATGGCACTGACTACAGTGATTTAAA AGTTGACATTGCTTCCCGCCTGgacaacatgcacacacagctcAAGGCTATGCAGGGTGCTGTTTCCCCCGTGACAGACAGCATTGTTTCCACCATCAGTGATGCCACCTCTGAGCTCCGCACTAGCATTATGAATGACATTGACGATCTGAAAGTTAATCTCGAGCCCCATCGCAACAAACTCAGAACCGTCTTGATGAACCACATCGAAGAGTACCGCACTCATATGGAGCCAATCATGAAAGAGTACTATGAGAAGCACAATGCTGAGATGGAAACCCTGAAGACCAAGATGGAGCCCGTGATGACTCAGCTGCGTGAGAAGGTGTCTGTCAATGTGGAAGAGACCAAGGCCGCCCTGATGCCCATTGTGGAGTCTGTGCGCAGCAAGATTAATGACCGTCTGGAGAGCCTGAAGACTATGGTCACCCCCTACGTTGAGGAATACAAGGATCAGCTGAAGCAAGCCTACGACCAGGCAAAGGGTTTCACTCCCGATCAGGTCACTGAGCTGAGGGGTAAACTTACACCTTTGGCTGAAGATATCAAGACTAAGTTTGAAGCCATTTTCAGCATAATTCGTGAAACCATCATCAAGCAATAA
- the cep164 gene encoding centrosomal protein of 164 kDa isoform X1, whose product MQQYLSLVEPALRSHRFIVHNPTFHSQMGDVYYFNFSSGQYTCDQQCDKFCRRLVEQEQEREHNQLTAPAGTKKEKKNNKEKKKKKEETPETLEALTSPLGGLLPLRGLDSQSPALRGSLGNSGGREPFKASLRDVPGSGSTSVLSSRQEELPNHQTSEKLLQNIHFDLGSLGEGLQYEVEP is encoded by the exons ATGCAGCAGTATCTCTCACTTGTTGAACCGGCTCTCCGGTCGCATCGGTTTATTGTTCACAACCCTACTTTCCATTCACAGATGGGCGACGTTTACTATTTTAACTTCTCCTCGGGCCAGTACACCTGTGATCAACAGTGCGACAAGTTCTGCCGCCGCTTGGTGGAACAGGAACAGGAGCGTGAGCATAACCAGCTCACAGCCCCTGCAGGgaccaaaaaagagaaaaagaacaacaaagagaagaagaagaagaaggaagagaCACCTGAAACACTGGAA GCACTGACATCTCCACTGGGGGGCTTGCTGCCCCTGAGAGGACTGGATAGTCAGTCCCCTGCACTCCGGGGATCTCTTGGAAACTCTGGGGGACGAGAACCTTTCAAAGCTTCCCTTCGG GATGTTCCAGGCAGTGGATCAACCAGTGTACTTAGTAGCAGACAGGAGGAGCTG CCAAATCATCAGACGTCAGAGAAACTGCTGCAGAATATTCACTTTGATCTGGGTAGCCTCGGAGAAGGTCTTCAATATGAGGTTGAACCCTAA
- the cep164 gene encoding centrosomal protein of 164 kDa isoform X2 gives MGDVYYFNFSSGQYTCDQQCDKFCRRLVEQEQEREHNQLTAPAGTKKEKKNNKEKKKKKEETPETLEALTSPLGGLLPLRGLDSQSPALRGSLGNSGGREPFKASLRDVPGSGSTSVLSSRQEELPNHQTSEKLLQNIHFDLGSLGEGLQYEVEP, from the exons ATGGGCGACGTTTACTATTTTAACTTCTCCTCGGGCCAGTACACCTGTGATCAACAGTGCGACAAGTTCTGCCGCCGCTTGGTGGAACAGGAACAGGAGCGTGAGCATAACCAGCTCACAGCCCCTGCAGGgaccaaaaaagagaaaaagaacaacaaagagaagaagaagaagaaggaagagaCACCTGAAACACTGGAA GCACTGACATCTCCACTGGGGGGCTTGCTGCCCCTGAGAGGACTGGATAGTCAGTCCCCTGCACTCCGGGGATCTCTTGGAAACTCTGGGGGACGAGAACCTTTCAAAGCTTCCCTTCGG GATGTTCCAGGCAGTGGATCAACCAGTGTACTTAGTAGCAGACAGGAGGAGCTG CCAAATCATCAGACGTCAGAGAAACTGCTGCAGAATATTCACTTTGATCTGGGTAGCCTCGGAGAAGGTCTTCAATATGAGGTTGAACCCTAA
- the LOC114474684 gene encoding LOW QUALITY PROTEIN: uncharacterized protein LOC114474684 (The sequence of the model RefSeq protein was modified relative to this genomic sequence to represent the inferred CDS: substituted 1 base at 1 genomic stop codon), which translates to MNLRQRIEGGTAKAAWQRRSNKGGAAKVAQFGEGSAAKQSSKAKQQSGAVKMIASPGLFLGSLFLCSHVEADSSFIAALREAALQWKGPVTCNTWDXNCAFNLQRGCCCAANDVYQLEDETFARIMDLRHYVSSLHSRVRALTDSTKIAFKATMNHNIASSMKCFGPFNINVPLPFTEVTLNHGDGYNPSLGIFTAPCAGVYVFSFTIYSFVEANQPLYHKVSKPS; encoded by the exons atgaacttgaggcagCGCATCGAAGGCGGCACAGCGAAGGCAGCGTGGCAAAGGCGGTCCAACAAAGGCGGCGCGGCTAAGGTGGCGCAATTTGGTGAAGGCAGCGCGGCAAAGCAAAGCAGCAAAGCAAAGCAGCAAAGTGGCGCGGTGAAG ATGATTGCAAGTCCAGGTTTATTTCTGGGTTCCCTGTTTCTTTGCAGTCATGTGGAGGCGGATTCATCTTTCATTGCTGCTCTCAGGGAGGCTGCAT TGCAATGGAAAGGACCTGTCACCTGCAACACCTGGGACTGAAACTGTGCCTTCAACCTCCAGCGTGGCTGCTGCTGTGCAGCCAATGACGTGTACCAACTAGAAGATGAAACCTTTGCAAGGATTATGGATTTGAGGCACTACGTTAGCTCTTTGCACTCCAGAGTAAGGGCCTTGACAG ATAGTACCAAGATTGCTTTCAAGGCTACTATGAACCACAATATTGCTTCTTCAATGAAATGTTTTGGTCCTTTTAACATCAACGTGCCGCTACCTTTTACTGAAGTCACCCTCAATCATGGTGATGGATATAACCCCTCCTT GGGTATCTTCACAGCTCCTTGTGCGggtgtttatgttttttctttcaccATCTACTCATTTGTGGAGGCGAACCAGCCCCTCTACCATAAAGTGAGCAAACCATCCTGA